DNA from Gramella sp. MAR_2010_147:
GTCTTTGTAATCCTTTTAAAACGATGGGATAGGCTTCTCTATGCCCAATATATCCAACAATTCCACACATCTTTTCTACTAATTAAAGTTGGTATAAAAAATATTTAACTTAAGTCTTTTTTCGTCGTCTGCTGATAGGTTTCCGTGCAACACAGTTCCATAAGGGGTTAGCAAAGTACCAGACGGCAACTGATCTATTAACGCAGGCGCATCTTTAGTTGCCGAATTGAAAGCTCCTGTAACTCCACCCTGTTGATCTCTCACTGCAAGCGTATTGATATTTGGAACAACAACCAGTCCCAGTTTCACATTATCAGAATCTTCATTGATTATATTACTAACGTGATTGGTGATCCTTAATTTATAGAATGATCCGCTTCCATCTTCAGCAACCTTTAAAGGTTGAGAAAAACTCGTAAGGGATTGCTCAGGATCAGCAGGATTATAAGAAGCATCTAGAGCGTAATCTGCGATTATAGAATTATTGGTTAGATCAAAAATATACAAACGCCTGGGTTGTAAGATATCACCTGATAAATCTTCATTTACATAGAAAGTAAGTTCGGCTTCATTTATCAATAATTCTTCCTCTTTCAAATTTTCCAGAACTTCAGAATCTGGAAATAATTCAATTACTGCTATACTCCCTTCCTGTCCTTTCAGATACAGGTTTTCAGCTCCTGTTTCTGCCGACTGATTTTCGATTAACTGAGTGATATTTGCTGGAAATTCGCCCGTATACGTATTAAAACGATTATTGCCGAAAATGTTTAAAGCTAAAGTACCCCTGGCTCTTTCAATTTCGCCATCAGTACCCTCGACTTCAGATGTATAGTACAAACTAATTTTAGCATCCTGACTGGCCAGATTTAATAAAATCTGACGATTTCCCGAACCATTAGATTCGGCTGCTATCAATAGACTTCGGAAATAATTTTTAAATCCGCTATTATCTGAAAGGTCATCAGAGCCTTCCCTATCTATAATTTTTTGCTGAAAAAATTCTATCGGGAGTTTTACTCTAAATGCCGGAGTATTCGTGATCGTATCATTCTCGCCTACATTATTTAACTCGTATGATACATACGGCTCATTTGAAGGTTCAAAATTATTTTCAACATACAAAGGCTCTCCTATAATATTTTGTTCAACAGCTTCCTGCTGATCTGAATAATATTTTTGGCGTTGTTCAAAATCTGCATCAGGATCAAGGTCGTTTAGAAAAAAGCCTGTTTCATAAATTTTAAGATTGAAAGAACCATTCCCATAAATTGAATCTAACCTATATTCGATTTCAGACTCATCTCCTGTTGATTCAACTTCAGTAGAATAATAAGGTATCGTCATTACCACACTATCCAGCTGAACGTTCTCTCCAAAATCTGGATCTGTTGGAGATAAACTTACCTGAGTAACGATATTTGCGGTACTTTCACCATAAACAGGATGATTTATGGAACCTAAAAAATAATTATTCAGGTTATTAGTCTGAATTGAATTTATTTTTTGAGAGTATGCATTTACTTCAACTTCTCTCAGTTCAACATTTGAAGGATTTGTGATAATTTCCCCTCCAATTTCCGTGAAATCTTCATCACATGCTACAAAAGCGAAAACAACAGCCATCACAGCTGTTATTCTAAATAATTTATTTAATCTCATTTAATACTTTTCTTACTATTCAGACAATACTTTAGTGTCGTAAAATTCCTGGTAAGCGTGAGAGAAATTCTCCTTTTCGGTAAAAGGAAGCACCGGTTTGTTAAGCCTGTCTACGTACGTCTTCAAATCTTCTGGAACATTATCGCCACCCATTACCACCGCATCAGAATTATCTACAGCGGTCTTGATAAGGTTTACAAAGTTTGGTGTCTTTAAATGTTTCACATTAGAATTTTCCAGACCGTCAAATAAAATCTTCTCTCTTAACTCTTCATCTAACGTCCCATCAAAACTTTGATTGTATACAGAAGTGACAATTTTAGAATCTTTGAATAATGGCTCATTACCATAGTAATTTCTTAGATACAAGGGAAGCAAGGAAGCCAACCATCCATGCACATGGATAATATCTGGAGACCAGTTAAGCTTCTTCACCGTCTCTATCACTCCTTTAGCAAAGAAAATTGCTCTTTCATCATTATCTGAAAAGAGATTTCCGTCTTCATCGGTTAATGTTGCTTTCCTTTTAAAGTAATCTTCGTTATCAATAAAATAAACCTGCATTCTTTCTTTTGGAATAGAAGCGACTTTAATAATAAGCGGCATATCCAAATCATTAATTACAAGATTCATTCCTGAAAGGCGAATCACTTCATGTAATTGATGCCTTCGTTCATTAATATTCCCGAACCTTGGCATAAAAATCCTGATTTGACCTCCAAGGTTATTAACCATTTTTGCAGCTTCAAAAGAGGTTGAGGAGATATCGGTTTCAGGTAAGTAGGGTATAACTTCAGACGAGACGTATAACACTCTCTTATCTTTCATAAATTCTTTACTTTAGTTACGTTTCCGAATAAAAAACACGCAAAATTACAAAAATTTATGCAGATTGCCAGAGATATATTAAGTTTGCACGCTGTTAATTTTATAATAAAATGCAGGTTTTTAGGGAGAAACAACCACTTATACAGGCGATCCAACGGATAAAATCTGACGGAAAAAGCATTGGACTGGTTCCAACAATGGGAGCGCTCCATGAAGGGCACCTTTCTCTTGTGCAGAATGCCCTGAAGGAATCTGATCAGGTTGTGGTAAGTATATTTGTAAA
Protein-coding regions in this window:
- a CDS encoding DUF4270 domain-containing protein codes for the protein MRLNKLFRITAVMAVVFAFVACDEDFTEIGGEIITNPSNVELREVEVNAYSQKINSIQTNNLNNYFLGSINHPVYGESTANIVTQVSLSPTDPDFGENVQLDSVVMTIPYYSTEVESTGDESEIEYRLDSIYGNGSFNLKIYETGFFLNDLDPDADFEQRQKYYSDQQEAVEQNIIGEPLYVENNFEPSNEPYVSYELNNVGENDTITNTPAFRVKLPIEFFQQKIIDREGSDDLSDNSGFKNYFRSLLIAAESNGSGNRQILLNLASQDAKISLYYTSEVEGTDGEIERARGTLALNIFGNNRFNTYTGEFPANITQLIENQSAETGAENLYLKGQEGSIAVIELFPDSEVLENLKEEELLINEAELTFYVNEDLSGDILQPRRLYIFDLTNNSIIADYALDASYNPADPEQSLTSFSQPLKVAEDGSGSFYKLRITNHVSNIINEDSDNVKLGLVVVPNINTLAVRDQQGGVTGAFNSATKDAPALIDQLPSGTLLTPYGTVLHGNLSADDEKRLKLNIFYTNFN
- a CDS encoding glycogen/starch synthase is translated as MKDKRVLYVSSEVIPYLPETDISSTSFEAAKMVNNLGGQIRIFMPRFGNINERRHQLHEVIRLSGMNLVINDLDMPLIIKVASIPKERMQVYFIDNEDYFKRKATLTDEDGNLFSDNDERAIFFAKGVIETVKKLNWSPDIIHVHGWLASLLPLYLRNYYGNEPLFKDSKIVTSVYNQSFDGTLDEELREKILFDGLENSNVKHLKTPNFVNLIKTAVDNSDAVVMGGDNVPEDLKTYVDRLNKPVLPFTEKENFSHAYQEFYDTKVLSE